The region TCGGGTTGGCGTAACCGGCCGGCGGGAACCCGACGGTTCCCCACCCGGGTGGCGGGTGGGTCACCCGAGAGCGATCAGGGACTTCCACGGGGTCACGACCAGCGCCTCCGGCAGCGTGACCGAGAGCTTTCGGTCGAGCACGCCACCCTCGATCGGGACGTGCACGACTCCTTGCGCGACCTCGCCCGGGGGCGGGGGGTCGGAGGCGACGAGGGCGCGGGGGTCGGGGTCCTGCGAGGGGAGGGCGACCGGGAGCTCGTCGACGTGCCAGGCGGCGTCGTCGCCGCGGCCCCGGACCTGCTGGAAGGCGCGGGCCAGCCCGTTGAGGCGGGCGGCGGCCTCGGTGAGCGGGACGACCGGGCCCCAGGCCGACGACCCGATCCGCAGCTGCACCTCGCCCGGGGAGAGCGCGACCAGGCCGAGGTCGGTCGAGCGCCCGGCGAGGTCGCCGCGGCCGTCGTCGAGGACGAAGAGGAAGCGGCCGGGCAGCGACGCCAGCGACGGTGTGGCGCACATGCGCGCGTCGAGCTCGGCGACGACGGGGCGCAGGTCCGCGCGTCCGCCGACCAAGCCCGACAGCGGTGAGGCCATCACGTTGCGGACGAGCTCGTGCGCCGGGTGGGGCAGCAGCCCGGTGTCGCGGATCGCGGAGACCACCTCGTCCGGCAGCGAAGCACCGGAGCAGGGCAGCGCGCGCAGCTGGAGGTTCGCCCGCTTGGTCAGGTGGACCTGCCCGTCGCCGTACTCCTCCGCGACCGCGACCAGCGACAGCAGTGTCGAGCGCGAGAGGTGACCGCCCGGGAGGCGCAGCCGGACGAGCGCTCCGTCGTCCGCCGGCCACGGTCGGAAGACGCCCGGGCAGAGGTCGCCTCGGGTGCGCTCGGTCATGGGCCGAGTGTGGCAGTAGGCTCGCGGCAGCCACCTGCGTGGGACCAGGAACCCGGTGCGAGTCCGGGGCGGTTCCGCCACTGTCAGGCCCGCCAACCGGTGGGCCGAGCCAGACACTGAGCCACGCGGGATCCGACGAACGAGGGGCGAGAACCCCCCTGGAGGAAATCGTGCGCATCGCACTCCTGTCCACGTCCGACACCGACCTGCTGAGCGCCCGGGCGTCCGGCGCCGACTACGTCCTCGCCAACCCGGCGCGGCCCGGCCACCAGTCGATGGCCGCGGTGATCGAGGGCTGCGACCTCGTCATCGGCCGGCTGCTCGGCTCGCCGCAGGACCTCTGCTCCGGCTTCACCCGTGTCGCCGCGACCGGCATGCCCGTCGTCGTCCTCGGCGGGGAGCAGTCGCCGAGCGCCGAGCTGATGGAGCTGTCGTCGGTGCCGATGGGCGTCGCGGCCGAGGCGCACCGCTACCTCGCCGAGGGCGGCCCGGAGAACCTCACCCAGCTCCACGCCTTCCTCTCCGACACCGTCCTGCTCACCGGCGAGGGCTTCGAGCCGCCCGCGGTGCTGCCGCAGTGGGGGTACGCCACCCGCCCGCAGGCCGAGACGGTCGCGGAGGGCAAGGCCCGGGTCGGGGTGCTCTACTACCGCGCCCACGAGGCGAGCGGCAACACCGCCTTCGCCCACGCGCTCGCCGACGCGGTCGACGCGACCGGCCACGCGGTCGGCGTCCCGATCTTCGCGGGCTCCCTGCGCTCCGCGCCCGACGAGCTGTACGACGCCTTCGGCTCGCTCGACGCGCTGATCGTCACCGTGCTCGCGGCCGGCGGCAGCACGCCCGCGAGCGCCAGCGCGGGCGGCGACGACGAGTCGTGGGACGTGGCGCGGATGTCGGCGCTCGACATCCCGATCATCCAGGGCCTGTGCCTCACGAGCAGCCGCGAGGAGTGGCTCGCCTCCGACGACGGCGTCAGCCCGCTCGACTCGGCGACCCAGATCGCGATCCCCGAGTTCGACGGCCGCATCATCACCGCGCCGTTCTCCTTCAAGGAGGTCGACTCCGACGGGCTGCCGCACTACGTCGCCGACGCCGAGCGCTGCGCGCGCGTGGCCGGCATCGCGGTCAAGCAGGCCCGCCTCCGCTCCCTCCCGAACGCCGAGAAGCGGCTCGCGCTCGTGCTGTCGGCGTACCCCACCAAGCACGCCCGCATCGGCAACGCCGTCGGCCTCGACACCCCCGTCTCCGCGATCCGAATGCTCAACCGGCTGCGGGCGGAGGGCTACGACCTCGGCGCCGACAACGTCGTCACCGACATCCTCGAGCGCGACGCCACCGACACCGAGAAGGGCGACGCGCTGATCCACTCGCTCATCGAGGCGGGCGGCCAGGACGAGGAGTGGCTGACGCACGCGCAGCTGATCGACGCGCACGTGCGGATCACGCCGGAGCAGTACGCCGACTGGACCGCCGACCTGCCCGAGGACCTGAAGGCCGACATGGTCGAGGCCTGGGGCGAGGGCACCGGGTCGCTCTTCACCAACGACGCCGGCGAGCTCGTCCTCGCGACCGTGCAGGCCGGCAACGTGGTGCTGATCATCCAGCCGCCGCGCGGCTTCGGCGAGAACCCGATCGCGATCTACCACGACCCCGACCTGGCTCCGACCCACCACTACATGGGCGCCTACCGCTGGCTCGAGCAGGGCTTCGGGGCCGACGCCGTCGTGCACCTCGGCAAGCACGGCTCGCTCGAGTGGCTGCCCGGCAAGAACGCCGCGCTGTCGGCCTCCTGCGGCACCGACGCGGCGCTCGGCAACCTGCCGATGATCTACCCGTTCCTCGTCAACGACCCCGGTGAGGGCGCGCAGGCCAAGCGCCGCGCACACGCCACGATCGTCGACCACCTCGTGCCGCCGATGGCGCGCGCGGAGTCCTACGGCGACATCGCCCGGCTCGAGCAGCTCCTCGACGAGCACGCCAACATCGCCGCGATGGACCCGGCCAAGCTGCCGGCGATCCGCGGCGAGATCTGGCAGCTCATGCACGCCGCCGAGATGCACCGCGACCTCGGCCTCGACGAGCAGCCGGACGACGAGTCGTTCGACGACTTCATCATGCACGTCGACGGCTGGCTCTGCGAGATCAAGGACGCCCAGATCCGCGACGGCCTGCACATCCTCGGCGACGCCCCGGCCGGCGAGGCCCGGGTCAACCTGGTGCTCGCGATCATGCGTGCCTCGCAGGTCTTCGGCGGGCAGGCCCAGGCGGTGCCGGGCCTCCGGGCAGCGCTCGGCCTGAAGGAGGGCGCCGAGGCCACCACCGCCGTCGACGCGATCGAGGCCAAGGCCCGTGAGCTCGTGCAGGCGATGGACGCCGCCGACTGGGACGTCGCCGCAGCGGCCACGCTCCACGACGACCCCGAGGTCCAGCGGGTGCTGGAGTTCGCGGCCACCCAGGTCGTGCCTCGCCTCGCCCGCACCACCGACGAGATGGACGCCGTCGTGCACGCGCTCGACGGCGGCTTCATCGCCGCCGGCCCGTCCGGCTCGCCGCTGCGCGGGCTGGTCAACGTGCTCCCGACCGGCCGCAACTTCTACACCGTCGACCCGCGCGCGGTGCCGTCGCGCCTGGCCTGGCAGACCGGCATGGCGATGGCCGAGTCGCTCGTCGCGAAGTACGTCGACGAGACCGGCGGCTACCCCGAGTCGGTCGGCCTGTCCGTCTGGGGCACCAGCGCGATGCGGACGTCCGGCGACGACATCGCCGAGGTGCTCGCGCTGATGGGCGTGCGCCCCGAGTGGGACCCGGCCTCGCGCCGCGTCAACGACCTCACGGTCATCCCGCTCGACGAGCTCGGCCGCCCGCGCATCGACGTCACGGTCCGGATCTCCGGCTTCTTCCGCGACGCCTTCCCGCACGTGGTCTCGATGCTCGACGACGCCGTCCGGCTGGTCGCCTCGCTCGACGAGCCGGACGAGCAGAACTACGTCCGCGCGCACACCCGCGCCGACCTCGCCGAGCACGGCGACGAGCGCCGCTCGACCACGCGCATCTTCGGCTCCAAGCCCGGGTCGTACGGCGCCGGCATCCTCCAGGTCGTCGAGTCCGGCAACTGGCGCAGCGACCAGGACCTCGCCGAGGTCTACACGGCCTGGGGCGGCTTCGCCTACGGCCGCGACCTCGACGGCGCGCCCGCCGCCGACGACATGCGCACCAACTACAGGCGCATCAAGGTCGCCGCGAAGAACGTCGACACCCGCGAGCACGACATCGCCGACAGCGACGACTACTTCCAGTACCACGGCGGCATGGTCGCCACGGTGCGCGCGCTGACCGGCAGCGACCCCAAGGCGTACGTCGGTGACTCGACGACCCCGGACGCGGTGCGGACCCGGACGCTCCAGGAGGAGACGAACCGCGTCTTCCGCGCGCGCGTCATCAACCCGCGCTGGATCGGCGCGATGCAGCGCCACGGCTACAAGGGCGCCTTCGAGCTCGCCGCCACCGTCGACTACCTCTTCGGCTTCGACGCCACCGCGGGCGTGGTGCACGACTGGATGTACGAGTCGCTGGCCAAGGAGTACGTCCTCGACGAGACCAACCAGCAGTTCCTGCGCACGTCGAACCCGTGGGCGCTGCGCGGCATCGTCGAGCGGCTGCACGAGGCCGCCGACCGTGGCCTCTGGGCCGAGCCGGACGCCGACGTGATGGCCGCGCTGCAGCAGGTCTACCTCGACGTCGAGGGTGAGCTGGAGGACCGGTGACGTCCCGGGTCCGCATCATCGGGATCGGCTGCCACCCGGAGCAGCTGACCCTGGAGGCGCGGTCCGCGATCGAGTCCTGTGACTACGTGATCGCGGCCGACAAGGGCCAGGACGACCCGCTCCTCGCGCTGCGTCGCTCGATCTGCTCCTCGGCCGGCGTCGAGCTGGTCGCCGTGCCCGACCCGTCGCGTGACCGCTCCTCGGGCCTCGACGAGGCCGGCTACGACGGGGCGGTCCTCGACTGGCACGACGCCCGCGCAGCGGCGTACTCCTCCGTCATCTCCGCGCGACCGGGCACGGTCGGCTTCCTGGTGTGGGGCGACCCGGCGTTCTACGACTCGACGATCCGCGTCGTCGACCGGCTGGGACTGGAGTACGACGTCCTGCCGGGCGTCTCCGCCATCTCGCTCCTCGCCGCCCGCCACCGGCTCGTGCTCCACGAGGTCGGCCGACCGGTGCTGGTCACGACCGGCCGCCGGCTCGCCGCCGAGGTCGAGGCCGGGCACGACAACCTCGTGGTGATGCTCGACGGCCGCCTCCAGGCCTCGGAGCTGCCGGACGACTGGGACATCTGGTGGGGCGCCAACCTCGGCAGCCCGCACGAGGAGCTGGTCTCCGGACGCCTGGCCGACGTGGTCGGCGAGATCACTGCATCACGGAGCCGGGCGAAGGACGCCGACGGCTGGGTGATGGACACCTACCTGTTGCGGCGCGCGTCCCCCGCTGGTTGAGGAGGTCGCGCAGCGCGATCCCCGCTGGTTGAGGAGGTCGCGCAGCGCGATCCCCGCTGGTTGAGGAGGTCGCGCAGCGACCGTCTCGAAACCCCTCAGCCCTGGTCGCCGGGCCAGGGTGCCGGGTCGCCCTCGGCTCGTCACAGGACAACGGATCCCGGCGAGCGGTGCTCGGCGCTGGGCGGGCAGGTGCCCATGGCGGCGCAGGTGACGATCCCGACGACGACGACGATCGCGGCTGCGAGCGGGACGGCGAAGATGACGTACTCGAACCCCTGGAGCCAGCCGCCGCCCGGCCCGACGCTCTCGACGTACTCGGCCGAGCCCCACCACAGGCCGGCGACCACACCGAGGCCGGCGACGGCTCCGACGTGCCAGCAGAGCTCGCACGCCAGGACCACGAGGACGGCCGCGCCCGAGGCGGCCAGGAGGTAGACGCGTCCGTCGATGCCGTAGGAGTCGACGGCGAGCGCGTGGGCGGTGCCGAGCCAGGCGAGGGCGACGGCGATGACCGAGGGGACGAGGGCGACGGAGGCGTGGGTGCGAGGCATGGCGCCACGGTAGGAATCGCGGGCACCGACTGGATTGAGCACTGGTGCTCAGCCGGCATGGCCCGCTCGGACAAGAAATCAAAGTTGAGGGGAATCGACTCAACTTCTGGTGCGTTGAGGAGGTACCGGCCAGAGTGGGCCGGGACACCACGACGGAGGAGATGAGTTGAGCACGTTCGGTGCCGAGAAGTTCACCACCCGCAGCCGCGAGGTCATCGAGGCTGCCCAGCTGGCCGCCACCACGGGCGGCAACACCCACACCGAGCCCATCCACCTGCTCGTCGCGCTGCTCAAGCAGGAGGACGGCACCAGCCGCAGCCTCGTGCAGAAGGCGGGCGTGGACGCGGCCACCCTGCTCGCGCAGGCCGAGGGCGTCCAGCGGCAGCTGCCGCGCGCGACCGGTACGACGGTGCAGCAGCCGAGCGGATCGCCGTCGCTGACGCGCGTGCTCGCGAGTGCGCTCGACCTCGCCGGCTCGATGAAGGACGACTACGTCGCCACCGACCACCTGCTGGTCGCGATCGCGACGGTCGAGTCGCCCGCCCAGAAGGTGCTGACCGACGCCGGCCTCACGGCCGCCGGTCTGCGGGAGGCGATCACGGCCGTCCGCGGCAACCGCCGCGTGACCAGCGAGAGCGCCGAGGCGTCGTACGAGTCGCTCGAGAAGTTCTCCGTCGACCTCACTCGACAGGCCGAGGACGGCCGGCTCGACCCGGTCATCGGCCGGGACGCCGAGATCCGACGCGTCATCCAGGTGCTGTCGCGCCGCACCAAGAACAACCCCGTCCTGATCGGCGAGCCCGGCGTCGGCAAGACCGCCGTCGTCGAGGGCCTCGCCCAGCGCGTCGTCGCCGGTGACGTGCCCGACTCCCTCAAGGGCCGTCGCGTGCTGAGCCTCGACCTGGCCGCGATGGTGGCCGGTGCGAAGTACCGCGGTGAGTTCGAGGAGCGGCTCAAGGCCGTCCTCGAGGAGATCAAGGACGCCGGCGGGCAGGTCATCACCTTCATCGACGAGCTGCACACGGTCGTCGGCGCGGGCGCCGGCGGCGACTCCGCGATGGACGCCGGCAACATGCTCAAGCCGATGCTGGCGCGCGGCGAGCTGCACATGATCGGCGCGACCACGCTCGACGAGTACCGCGAGCGCATCGAGAAGGACCCCGCCCTCGAGCGTCGCTTCCAGCAGGTCTTCGTGGGCGAGCCCACCGTCGAGGACACCATCCAGATCCTGCGCGGCATCCAGGAGAAGTACGAGGCCCACCACGGCGTCCGCATCACCGACGCCGCGCTGGTCGCAGCCGCCACGCTGTCCGACCGCTACATCACCGGCCGCCAGCTGCCCGACAAGGCGATCGACCTCATCGACGAGGCCTCCTCCCGGCTCCGGATGGAGCACGAGTCGAGCCCCGAGGAGATCGACGTGCTGCGCCGGCAGGTCGAGCGCCTCAAGATGGAGGAGTTCGCGCTCGCGAAGGAGACCGACGATGCGTCCGTCGAGCGGCTCGCCGTGCTCCGCAAGGAGATGGCCGACCGCGAGGAGGAGCTGCGCGGGCTCGAGGTCCGGTGGGAGCGCGAGAAGGACCAGCTCCAGGGCGAGGGCGAGCTGCGTCGCCAGCTCGACGCGCTCAAGATCGAGGCCGAGAAGAAGCTGCGCGAGGGCGACCTCGCGGGTGCCTCGGAGATCCAGTACGGCCGGATCCCCGAGCTCGAGGAGCAGATCGCGCAGGTCGAGAAGGCCGAGTCCGACGGTCTCGGCGACCTCGAGCCGCTCGTCGGCGAGGAGGTCGGCGCCGAGCAGATCGCCGACGTCGTCGAGGCGTGGACCGGCATCCCCACCGGCAAGATGCTCCAGGGCGAGACGGCCAAGCTCCTCCAGATGGAGGACGTCATCGGGGAGCGCCTGATCGGCCAGCGCGAGGCGGTCACGGCCGTGTCCGACGCCGTACGACGCTCGCGCGCCGGCATCGCCGACCCCAACCGGCCGACCGGGTCGTTCCTCTTCCTCGGCCCCACCGGCACGGGCAAGACCGAGCTCGCCAAGTCGCTCGCGGACTTCCTCTTCGACGACGAGCGGGCGATCGTCCGCATCGACATGAGCGAGTACAGCGAGAAGCACTCGGTCTCGCGGCTCGTCGGCGCGCCTCCCGGCTACGTCGGCTACGACGAGGGCGGCCAGCTCACCGAGGCCGTACGGCGGCGCCCCTACAGCGTCGTCCTGCTGGACGAGGTGGAGAAGGCGCACCCGGAGGTCTTCGACATCCTGCTGCAGGTGCTCGACGACGGCCGGCTCACCGACGGCCAGGGCCGCACGGTCGACTTCCGCAACACGCTGCTGATCCTCACCTCCAACCTCGGCTCGAACTTCCTGGTCGACCCGACCCTCATGCCCGACACCAAGAAGATGTCGGTGATGAACGTGGTGCGGCAGCACTTCAAGCCGGAGTTCCTCAACCGGCTCGACGAGGTCGTGCTGTTCGAGGCGCTGTCGAAGGACGACCTCGCGCACATCGTCGACCTGCAGCTCGCGCTGCTCGAGCAGCGGCTTGCGGTCCGGCGGATCACCATCTCGGTGACCGACGAGGCCCGCGCGTGGCTGGCCGAGACCGGCTACGACCCGGCGTACGGCGCCCGGCCCCTGCGCCGGCTCATCCAGTCGGCCATCGGCGACCCGCTCGCCCGCCGGCTGATCGCCGGCGAGGTCACCGACGGTGGCTCGGTGACCGTCGACGTCGGTGACGAGGGGCTCGTGCTCCGCTAGTCGCCTCGGTCGGCCCGAAACGCTGTAACGCCGGGTTGAGTGCTGTACCCACCCTGCTGCAAGGGGGTGGGTACAAGCACGAACCCGGCGTTACAGCAGCAGGACCCAGCCGGTGGACACCCACCCGGCCGCGCGCGCAGGCAGAACTAGCGTGAGGTGGTGACGGAGAGTGGGGTGGCCGAGCGGTCGGAGGTCGGCACGGCCCGCAGGTGGGGGATGCTCGGCGCGAGCACGGCGGCGCAGGCCGCGGCCGCGGTGATGACCAACGGCGCGGTCTTCCTGATCCCGGCGCTCCACGAGCAGCGGGGGATGAGCATCGCCGAGGCAGGCGTGGTCACCGCGACGCCGATGATCGGCGTGATGCTGACGCTGGTCGCGTGGGGCTGGTTCACCGACCGCCGCGGCGAGCGGATCGCGCTCATGGCCGGCCTCGGCCTGGCGACGGTCGCCGGGCTCCTCGCCGTCCTCGCCGAGGACGGCGTGCTGCTCGCGGTCGCGCTCGGCCTCGGCGGAGCCGCCGCAGCGAGCACCAACGCGGCGTCGGGCCGGGTGGTCGTCGGCTGGTTCCCGCCGCACCGTCGCGGCCTGGCCATGGGCATCCGGCAGATGGCGCAGCCGATGGGCGTCGGGCTCGCCGCCATCGCCGTACCCGTCGTCGCCGACGGCCACGGCATCCGCGCCGCCCTCTGGGTGCCGACGATCGCGTGCGCGGTCGCGACCGTGGTCGTCGCGCTCGTCGTGATGGACCCGCCGCGCACCGCACCGAAGGAGGGCGCCGCGCCCAACCCCTACCGCCAGGACCGCTACCTGGCCCGCATCCACGGCGTCTCGGTGCTCCTGGTCGTGCCGCAGTTCGTGGTGTGGACCTTCGCCCTCGTCTGGCTGATCCAGGACCGCGGCTGGTCGCCCGCGGCCGCCGGGTCGCTCGTCGCCGGCACCCAGGTGCTCGCGGCGTTCGGCCGCATCGCCGCCGGCCAGCTCTCCGACCACGTCCGGTCGCGGATGCGCCCGCTGCGGTGGGTCGCGATCGCGGCGGGCCTGGCGATGGCCCTCCTGGGGCTCGCGACGGGCCTCGACCTCGCCGTCGCCGTACCCCTCATCGTCGTCGCCACCGTCATCACGGTCGCCGACAACGGGCTCGCGTTCACCGCCGTCGCCGAGCGCGCCGGCCCGTTCTGGTCGGGTCGCGCGCTGGGCGTGCAGAACACCGCGCAGTTCCTCGCCGCCGCCCTCGTGCCACCGATCGGCGGCCTGGCGATCGGCACGACCGGGTACGCCGGCACGTTCGCGCTGGCGGCCCTCTTCCCGCTGCTGGCGGTGGCCCTGGTGCCGGTGCAGGACGAGCGTCCGCTCGAGTAGGTGTGGCAGGGTCGCAGCACGCGCCCCGACCGACTCGGCTGGCCGGGGCACTTCTCTCGGGAGCTCCACATGCATCGATCGACCCTGCCCCGACCGCGCTCGACCGTCCTCGTCGACACCGTGGCCGCCGCACTGCTCGCCCTGCTGGTCGCGGCCTCCGTGCTGGCCGCCGCACCGGCCCAGGCCGCCAGCGCGTGGCCGGTCACCCAGGCCGGCCAGCCCCGCAACAACAACGCGATGGCGCTGCAGTTCCTCCTGACCTCGCGCGGCTACGCCACCACCGCCGATGGCGCCTTCGGCTCCGGCACGACCACCAACCTCAAGGCCTTCCAGTCCGCCCAGGGCGTCGGTGCCGACGGCATCGCCGGCAGCGGCACGTGGCCGCTGCTCGTCGTGCAGGTGGGCCAGGGCTCGAGCGACACCAACGCGGTCAAGGCGGCGCAGACCCAGCTCAACAAGTACGGCGCCGACCTCGTCGCCGACGGGGTCTTCGGGTCGGGCACCCGGGCGGCCGTCGTCTCCTTCCAGGCCAGCCGTGGCCTGTCGCAGTCCGGGACCGTGGACGTCGCCACCTGGCAGGAGCTGCTCGGCTACAGCCAGGCCGGCGACCAGTCGCTCTGCTACTCCACCGGCGGCACGACCGCCTCCTCGCTGCTGCCGGCGCAGGTCACCAACGTGCAGGCGATCCTCGCCGCGACGCGCGCCGCCGGTGGCAACCGCAACGCGCAGGTCATCGCGCTGATGACGGCCATGCAGGAGTCGAAGATCTGCAACATCCAGTTCGGCGACCGCGACTCGCTCGGCCTCTTCCAGCAGCGCCCGAGCCAGGGCTGGTGCCCCGGCAGCACGGCATGCGTGAACCCGACGGCCTCCACCCAGGGCTTCCTCGGCGTCTCCTCGGCGACCAGCAACCGCGGCCTCTTCGACGTCTCCGGCTGGGAGTCCATGGCGAAGACCCGCGCCGCCGACGCCGTCCAGCGCTCCTGCTGCCCCGACGCCTACGCACAGTGGGAGTCGATGGCCACCACGCTGGCCGACACCTACTGAGGCGCCGGCTGAGGCGCCGGGGTCAGGGGACCAGGACGACCTTGCCCCGCAACGTCCCCGCCGCGGCGCGGGCGTGGACCGAGGCGAGGTCGGCCAGGGCCACCCGCTCCTCGACGTCGACCACCAGCTCGCCGCGGTCCACCCGGGCCACGAGGCCGGCGAGCTGCTGGGCGTCGCTGCGGACGTAGAGGTCGACGCCCCGCACGCCGCGGACCTCGTCCACGGGCGCGGGCATCCAGACGGTCGTGTTGACGACGACGCCACCGTCCTTGACGAGTGCGGCGAGGGCGGCGAGCTCCTCGGGCGTGACCGGCGCGAGGTTGAGCACGACGTCGACGGGCTCGCCCACCTGTGCAGGGACGTCGCCGCGGGTGTGGTCGACGACCTGCTCCGCGCCGAGGGCCAGGAGGTGGTCGCGGGCGTCGGCGTCCCCTGTGGCGATGACGTGCGCCGACGCCGCGGCGGCCAGCTGGACGGCGTACCTCCCGACGGCGCCGCTCGCGCCGTTGACCAGGATGCGCTGCCCGGCCTCGAGCCCGCCTTGCTCGTGGACGGCCTGCCACGCGGTGAGGCCGACGAGCGGCAGGGCCGCGGAGTCGGACAGCGGGATCGAGGTGGGCGCGGCCGTCAGGGCGTCGGCGTCGACGACGACCTGCTCGGCTGCCGCGCCGTCGACGGTGAAGGGCAGGAAGCCGACGACCCGGTCGCCGACCGCCAGGGTCGTGACGTCCTCGCCGAGGGCGTCGACCGTGCCGGCGACGTCGAGGCCCGGCGTGTGGGGCAGCGTCAGCGGCATCGGGCCCTGCACGTTGCCGGCGCGGATGTTGGCGTCGACCCCGTTGAACGACGTCCCGGCGACACGCACCCGGACCTGGCCGGGGCCGGGGTGGACGCTCTCGACGTCCTCGAGCCGCAGGACGCCTGCGTCGCCGTACTGGTGGAAGCGGATGGCCTTCATGGTGATGTCCTTTCGGGAGGATGTGTTTCGAGTTCGAAGCACATGGCGACAGTAGCGATGCTTTGACTTCGAAGCAAGTGCTTCGAAGACGAAACAATCGGTAGGGTGGCTCCATGCCCGCGCAGACCTCCCTCGACTCCGACCAGCTCAGTGCCTACTTCGCCCTGATGGACGTGGCCGGTCTCCTGAAGCACGCGGTGGAGCAGCAGCTGCGCGAGGAGGGCGACCTCAGCTACGTCCAGTTCCAGCTGCTGGCCCGGCTCGCGCTCGACTCGCCGACCGGCAGCGAGCGGATGACCGACCTCGCCGACGGCGTGGTCTACAGCCGCAGCGGCCTCACCTACCAGGCCGGCCTGCTCGAGAAGGCGGGCCTGGTCAGCCGGGCGCCGTCGGTCGACGACGAGCGCAGCGTCACCGTCTCGGTCACCGACGCCGGACGTGCCGTCATCGCGCGGGTCATCCCGGGGCACGTCGAGGTGCTGCGCCAGCAGCTCTTCTCCCCGCTGTCGGGCGCCGACACGCAGTCGCTGCGCGACCTGCTGGTCCCGGTCCGGGACCACATGCGTGCTGCGCCGCCCCGCTCGGCGGGCTCACGCCGACGACGTTGAGGTGGTTCTCAGCCCGGCTTCAGCCGGCTGGGGGATGCTGTCCTGCGTGAGGACGACGACCGCAGCCGCGCGCCCGTGGTGGCGACTGCGTGACACGCCGGTGCCCGGAGGGGTGCCCGACCTGGCCAGGGCGCTGCTGTGGACCGAGCTGGCGATCGTCCTCCTGGTCTCGCTGGGCCGGAGCGCGATCTACTCCGTGGTCAGCCTGGTCTCCGCGCTCACCGCGCCGGGACCGCTGTCGTCGCAGGCGGCGAACCTCAACAACTCGCTCGCCCCCGACCGGCCCTGGCTGGACCTGACCTACCAGCTGCTGCGGATCGGCTTCGCGCTCGTGCCCGTCGCGC is a window of Nocardioides oleivorans DNA encoding:
- the cobF gene encoding precorrin-6A synthase (deacetylating) → MTSRVRIIGIGCHPEQLTLEARSAIESCDYVIAADKGQDDPLLALRRSICSSAGVELVAVPDPSRDRSSGLDEAGYDGAVLDWHDARAAAYSSVISARPGTVGFLVWGDPAFYDSTIRVVDRLGLEYDVLPGVSAISLLAARHRLVLHEVGRPVLVTTGRRLAAEVEAGHDNLVVMLDGRLQASELPDDWDIWWGANLGSPHEELVSGRLADVVGEITASRSRAKDADGWVMDTYLLRRASPAG
- the cobN gene encoding cobaltochelatase subunit CobN, which codes for MRIALLSTSDTDLLSARASGADYVLANPARPGHQSMAAVIEGCDLVIGRLLGSPQDLCSGFTRVAATGMPVVVLGGEQSPSAELMELSSVPMGVAAEAHRYLAEGGPENLTQLHAFLSDTVLLTGEGFEPPAVLPQWGYATRPQAETVAEGKARVGVLYYRAHEASGNTAFAHALADAVDATGHAVGVPIFAGSLRSAPDELYDAFGSLDALIVTVLAAGGSTPASASAGGDDESWDVARMSALDIPIIQGLCLTSSREEWLASDDGVSPLDSATQIAIPEFDGRIITAPFSFKEVDSDGLPHYVADAERCARVAGIAVKQARLRSLPNAEKRLALVLSAYPTKHARIGNAVGLDTPVSAIRMLNRLRAEGYDLGADNVVTDILERDATDTEKGDALIHSLIEAGGQDEEWLTHAQLIDAHVRITPEQYADWTADLPEDLKADMVEAWGEGTGSLFTNDAGELVLATVQAGNVVLIIQPPRGFGENPIAIYHDPDLAPTHHYMGAYRWLEQGFGADAVVHLGKHGSLEWLPGKNAALSASCGTDAALGNLPMIYPFLVNDPGEGAQAKRRAHATIVDHLVPPMARAESYGDIARLEQLLDEHANIAAMDPAKLPAIRGEIWQLMHAAEMHRDLGLDEQPDDESFDDFIMHVDGWLCEIKDAQIRDGLHILGDAPAGEARVNLVLAIMRASQVFGGQAQAVPGLRAALGLKEGAEATTAVDAIEAKARELVQAMDAADWDVAAAATLHDDPEVQRVLEFAATQVVPRLARTTDEMDAVVHALDGGFIAAGPSGSPLRGLVNVLPTGRNFYTVDPRAVPSRLAWQTGMAMAESLVAKYVDETGGYPESVGLSVWGTSAMRTSGDDIAEVLALMGVRPEWDPASRRVNDLTVIPLDELGRPRIDVTVRISGFFRDAFPHVVSMLDDAVRLVASLDEPDEQNYVRAHTRADLAEHGDERRSTTRIFGSKPGSYGAGILQVVESGNWRSDQDLAEVYTAWGGFAYGRDLDGAPAADDMRTNYRRIKVAAKNVDTREHDIADSDDYFQYHGGMVATVRALTGSDPKAYVGDSTTPDAVRTRTLQEETNRVFRARVINPRWIGAMQRHGYKGAFELAATVDYLFGFDATAGVVHDWMYESLAKEYVLDETNQQFLRTSNPWALRGIVERLHEAADRGLWAEPDADVMAALQQVYLDVEGELEDR
- the clpB gene encoding ATP-dependent chaperone ClpB gives rise to the protein MSTFGAEKFTTRSREVIEAAQLAATTGGNTHTEPIHLLVALLKQEDGTSRSLVQKAGVDAATLLAQAEGVQRQLPRATGTTVQQPSGSPSLTRVLASALDLAGSMKDDYVATDHLLVAIATVESPAQKVLTDAGLTAAGLREAITAVRGNRRVTSESAEASYESLEKFSVDLTRQAEDGRLDPVIGRDAEIRRVIQVLSRRTKNNPVLIGEPGVGKTAVVEGLAQRVVAGDVPDSLKGRRVLSLDLAAMVAGAKYRGEFEERLKAVLEEIKDAGGQVITFIDELHTVVGAGAGGDSAMDAGNMLKPMLARGELHMIGATTLDEYRERIEKDPALERRFQQVFVGEPTVEDTIQILRGIQEKYEAHHGVRITDAALVAAATLSDRYITGRQLPDKAIDLIDEASSRLRMEHESSPEEIDVLRRQVERLKMEEFALAKETDDASVERLAVLRKEMADREEELRGLEVRWEREKDQLQGEGELRRQLDALKIEAEKKLREGDLAGASEIQYGRIPELEEQIAQVEKAESDGLGDLEPLVGEEVGAEQIADVVEAWTGIPTGKMLQGETAKLLQMEDVIGERLIGQREAVTAVSDAVRRSRAGIADPNRPTGSFLFLGPTGTGKTELAKSLADFLFDDERAIVRIDMSEYSEKHSVSRLVGAPPGYVGYDEGGQLTEAVRRRPYSVVLLDEVEKAHPEVFDILLQVLDDGRLTDGQGRTVDFRNTLLILTSNLGSNFLVDPTLMPDTKKMSVMNVVRQHFKPEFLNRLDEVVLFEALSKDDLAHIVDLQLALLEQRLAVRRITISVTDEARAWLAETGYDPAYGARPLRRLIQSAIGDPLARRLIAGEVTDGGSVTVDVGDEGLVLR
- a CDS encoding nitrite reductase; translated protein: MTERTRGDLCPGVFRPWPADDGALVRLRLPGGHLSRSTLLSLVAVAEEYGDGQVHLTKRANLQLRALPCSGASLPDEVVSAIRDTGLLPHPAHELVRNVMASPLSGLVGGRADLRPVVAELDARMCATPSLASLPGRFLFVLDDGRGDLAGRSTDLGLVALSPGEVQLRIGSSAWGPVVPLTEAAARLNGLARAFQQVRGRGDDAAWHVDELPVALPSQDPDPRALVASDPPPPGEVAQGVVHVPIEGGVLDRKLSVTLPEALVVTPWKSLIALG